The genomic window ATTCCGCGCGCGCCGCAGAGAAGAGCTCCTCGGTCGCCTTGATGTGCCAGTCCATCGAGCCGCCGACATCGAAGAAGAGCAGCACCTTGATCGCATTGTGCCGCTCCGGCCGCATATGGATGTCCAAATATCCCTTGCGCGCGGTGCCCTTGATGGTGCCGTCGAGATCGAGCTCGTCCGGCGCGCCGGTACGCGCGAACTTGCGCAGACGGCGCAACGCCACCTTGATATTGCGGGTGCCAAGCTCGACGTCGTCGTCAAAGTCCTTGAATTCGCGCTTGTCCCAGACCTTCACGGCGCGGCGATGCCGGCTTTCCCCGCCAATGCGGATTCCCTCGGGGTTGTAGCCGGAGTTGCCGAAGGGAGACGTGCCGCCGGTGCCGATCCATTTGCTGCCGCCCTGGTGGCGCTCTTTCTGCTCGGCGAGCCGCTTCTTCAGAGTTTCCAACAGCTTATCGAGGCCGCCGAGCGCCTCGATCTGCTTCTTCTCTTCTTCCGTCAGATATTTCTCGGTCAGCTTGCGCAGCCATTCCTCCGGGATTTCGGCGGCGGGCGCCTCCTCCATCAGGTCCAGACCGCGAAAGACATGGCCGAAGACGCGGTCGAACTTGTCGAGGTTGCGCTCGTCCTTCACCAGCAGGGCGCGGGACAGATAGTAAAAATCCTCGACCCGGCGCGAGGCGAGATCCGCCTGCATCGCCTCCATCAAACTGAGATATTCTCGCAGCGTCACCGGCACGCCGGCGGATTTCAGCTCGCTGAAAAACGAAATAAGCATGCCGGCAACATCGTCCTGTTGCACCGCAGCGTCAAGCGACGCGGTTATGCGCCTGTCAAATGCGGTGGGTGCGGATTCGACGGGCGGTCCGGGTGGCGACCCCCCTGGTGCGGCACCCATTCCGGCCGCCGGCGGCGACCGCCGTCGCAAACGCGAACGCGCCTTTTCGCTCGGGTCGTCGCCGATGCGGCCCGGCAGATGGGGGTGGATGACCGACGCAGTGGATGCAGCGCACAATTAATGGGATTCCCCAAAGCCGCAACAAACGGGGGATTGGCGGCACCCCTAAACGGCGCGCCACAGCGGCTTATCGGGCAAACAGGAACTCCGTTCAAATTCTATCGAATGGGGTCGATGAATCTTAACCCGACATTTTAGGGTTTTGTCGCAGTGCGGCATTGAAGTTTCTCCGGCACATGAGTCCCATCACACGACGGGCTCCGATGCCAGATCAGGCGATCCTCACCGCAGAAGACGTCGCTTTTGTCGACCGGCGCAGCGTTTTCACGACTGCGAGCATCGCCGGCCGATATTGGATCGCCAACAAGCGGAATCTGCGCGCCGAGCGCCGCGAATTCGCCTGTCGCACGCTTCGAATCTCGCCGCATTCGATCGCATTGACGGGGCCGGTCAAAGGCCCTGTCGGCGAACGGGTGATCGCGCATTTTGACGAAATCGGAAAGCTGGAAGGACGGATCATCCGGCTGATCCCGGAAGGCTTCGTCATGAGCGTGATGATGCCCGACGACCGCCGCGCCCGCCTCGCTGCCAAGATCGACTGGCTTGACAAGCACAGGCATTACCGACTGCCGGACGACCGCAAGCACAAGCGGATGATCCCGAAGAACCCACATTCCACTATTCTGCTCGCCGACGGCACGGTCATGGGCTGCTTCGTGATCGACATGTCGGTTTCCGGCGTTGCGGTGTCGGCCGATATCACACCGCAACTGGGCGATGTGCTCGCCGTCGGCAAGATCATTGGCCGCGTAGCGCGGCTCTTCCCAGAAGGTTTTGCGATGCGATTTGTCGAATTGCAGGATCCCGCCCTGCTTGAGCCGCGGCTGATCCAGTCGTGATGGCGCCTGCCCGCTAAGCCATCTTGGCAGTGCACAGCCGCTCACCCGGCCCTCTCCCCGTAAACAGGGCGGGAGGAAGAAGCGCGTGCCGCCCCCATATTTCTGCCCAAAGCACCGTGCTAAGCGATGGATATTGTCCCCCCCCCCGGAACCCCGCTTTCAATGTTTCGCCCCCTGCTGATCGCCGCTCTGCTCGTGTTTGCCGTGCCGGCGCTGGCGCAGACCAGTGTCGGGCCTGCGCCCGACAATGCACAGCGTCTCATTCCAGTGCCTGTGCCTGACACAGCCCCGCCCGGCTTCCGCATTGAGTGGGAGGTCAAGAACCGCTTCCGCCTGTTCAAAAACGAGGCCGATTTCCAGCGTCATGTCGCCGCCTCCCGCGGTGACGGCGTGCTCGCTGCCGAGCGGCGGCTGGCGCTGGCCAGCGACGGCCGCGGATGGGCGCGCGAGATGGTGGACAATCTGTGCGTCGACCAGTCCGGCCGCATCCCCGAATTCTGCCAGCGCGGCGGCGAACGTGAAAACTACATGGCCCCGGCGGACTATCCGGTCGGCGTTCTCGCGGCTGGCACTGTGCCGCCGGGCGCTTCCTGCGCGTGGAGCTTTGACGAGGGACAGAGCGCGCCGCGGCATGTGACCGTGCCCTGCGAAGAGGAAGTACGCCTGCGGGTGCGTGCCGGCAAGCCGACCGTTGCGGCGCTCGATGTTGGATTGCCGGACGGCACGGCGCAGCGCGTCACCGCCGACATTGTGGTGAAGGACGTGCTGATCGCCGGCATGGGCGACTCCATTGCGGCCGGCGAAGGCAATCCCGACCGCGCGGTGGCGCTTGACGACGGCGGCTTCTGCTATCGCCGTTTCCTGGCAGGCTCCACCAGCGAATATTTCCGCCCTGGACGCGCCAATTTCCGCGGCAGCAAGGCCTGCGATCAGGGCT from Pseudorhodoplanes sp. includes these protein-coding regions:
- a CDS encoding VWA domain-containing protein; the encoded protein is MLISFFSELKSAGVPVTLREYLSLMEAMQADLASRRVEDFYYLSRALLVKDERNLDKFDRVFGHVFRGLDLMEEAPAAEIPEEWLRKLTEKYLTEEEKKQIEALGGLDKLLETLKKRLAEQKERHQGGSKWIGTGGTSPFGNSGYNPEGIRIGGESRHRRAVKVWDKREFKDFDDDVELGTRNIKVALRRLRKFARTGAPDELDLDGTIKGTARKGYLDIHMRPERHNAIKVLLFFDVGGSMDWHIKATEELFSAARAEFKHMEHFYFHNCLYERVWKENGRRWQETTPTFDVMHTYPHDYKVIFVGDASMSPYEIAAPGGSVEHMNEEAGQIWMNRITRTYPACVWLNPVPENEWDYTQSIRMMRQIMGGRMYPLTLDGLDRAMRELVR
- a CDS encoding PilZ domain-containing protein gives rise to the protein MPDQAILTAEDVAFVDRRSVFTTASIAGRYWIANKRNLRAERREFACRTLRISPHSIALTGPVKGPVGERVIAHFDEIGKLEGRIIRLIPEGFVMSVMMPDDRRARLAAKIDWLDKHRHYRLPDDRKHKRMIPKNPHSTILLADGTVMGCFVIDMSVSGVAVSADITPQLGDVLAVGKIIGRVARLFPEGFAMRFVELQDPALLEPRLIQS